From Nguyenibacter vanlangensis, one genomic window encodes:
- a CDS encoding UPF0149 family protein produces the protein MILAAGNAALLRSMPPQTRLPPYLRQLERVLARLETAMLLSELDGFLAGVIVCPEMILPSEWLPVALDPDEEGDPVLEHENDARLILRHYNAVLRDLDRGRYAPLFDIDTRHDEILWELWIEGFERAMTLRPEAWDSFLLDPDEAVLRALVGLRKLVAMTDAPADSSDELGALLTETAPDLIPDWVQTLHAERLSNSMDHFSNAPALSTKVGRNEPCPCGSGKKYKKCCGMN, from the coding sequence TTGATCCTGGCTGCCGGGAATGCTGCGCTACTACGCAGCATGCCGCCACAGACAAGACTCCCTCCCTATCTGCGTCAACTCGAACGCGTCCTCGCACGGCTCGAGACAGCCATGCTGTTGAGCGAACTGGACGGGTTCCTCGCCGGCGTCATCGTCTGTCCTGAGATGATCCTGCCCTCCGAATGGCTGCCCGTGGCGCTCGATCCCGACGAGGAGGGGGATCCTGTTCTCGAACACGAGAACGATGCTCGGTTGATCCTGCGCCATTACAACGCCGTGCTAAGGGATCTCGATCGCGGGCGTTATGCGCCTCTGTTCGATATCGACACAAGGCATGACGAAATACTCTGGGAACTGTGGATCGAGGGGTTCGAGCGCGCCATGACGCTGCGGCCTGAAGCGTGGGACAGCTTTTTGCTCGATCCCGACGAGGCGGTGCTCCGGGCCCTTGTCGGTCTACGCAAGCTCGTCGCCATGACCGATGCCCCAGCCGACAGCAGCGATGAACTCGGCGCCCTGCTGACGGAGACCGCGCCGGATCTCATCCCCGACTGGGTGCAGACACTCCATGCCGAGCGCCTGTCAAATTCCATGGACCACTTCTCGAACGCACCAGCCCTGTCGACAAAGGTCGGCAGAAACGAGCCCTGCCCCTGTGGCTCCGGCAAAAAATACAAGAAATGCTGCGGCATGAACTGA
- a CDS encoding metallophosphoesterase: MPEITLAHLSDLHLPHDRLRIPARALLNKRMTSQISWRCKRRFLHVRAVADAVAADIRAMAPDVVALTGDLTNLGLPAECRQAAEWLHTRLPGPICAIPGNHDMLVRESWSETLGQWAPWMAADADGFPYLRHIGPLALIGVNSARPMAWFSAAGRIGARQAARLADILHEAGRQGRFRVVMIHHPPITGLVSHRKSLLDAGLFAAAIARTGAEMVLHGHAHISCMSTLPGPEGLVPVLGIASASMHARRQERAAAWHRIAVTATTRGYRAEIHRRIVTSGHVVRELPCWSIETERAARVRF, encoded by the coding sequence TTGCCCGAGATCACGCTGGCCCATCTCTCAGACCTGCATCTGCCGCATGACAGGCTGCGCATTCCGGCCAGGGCGTTGCTGAACAAGCGGATGACCAGTCAGATCTCCTGGCGCTGCAAGCGGCGCTTCCTGCATGTCCGCGCGGTGGCGGACGCCGTTGCCGCCGATATCCGTGCGATGGCTCCGGATGTCGTGGCGCTGACGGGCGACCTGACCAATCTGGGCCTGCCGGCCGAATGCCGGCAGGCGGCCGAATGGCTGCATACGCGCCTGCCGGGTCCGATCTGCGCCATTCCCGGCAATCACGACATGCTGGTCCGCGAATCGTGGTCCGAGACGCTGGGCCAGTGGGCCCCGTGGATGGCAGCGGACGCCGACGGTTTCCCTTACCTGCGCCATATCGGCCCGCTGGCGCTGATCGGCGTCAATTCGGCACGGCCGATGGCCTGGTTCTCCGCCGCCGGACGGATCGGCGCCAGGCAGGCGGCCCGCCTGGCCGATATCCTGCATGAAGCCGGGCGGCAGGGCCGCTTCCGCGTGGTCATGATCCATCATCCGCCCATCACCGGCCTGGTATCGCACCGCAAGTCGCTGCTGGATGCCGGCCTGTTCGCCGCCGCGATCGCCAGGACGGGCGCCGAAATGGTCCTGCACGGCCATGCGCACATATCCTGCATGTCCACCCTGCCCGGGCCCGAGGGGCTGGTTCCGGTCCTGGGCATCGCCTCCGCATCGATGCACGCCAGGCGCCAGGAACGGGCGGCGGCATGGCACCGGATCGCCGTCACCGCCACCACCCGGGGCTACCGGGCCGAGATCCACCGCCGCATCGTCACCTCGGGACACGTCGTACGCGAACTGCCCTGCTGGTCGATCGAGACGGAAAGAGCCGCCCGCGTGCGATTTTGA
- the tnpC gene encoding IS66 family transposase yields the protein MSDPTTDPAEELAALRAELAATREALARAEDKCTALQLQIERTREQLALMRRQKYGQKSERHQKEMDQLELVLDEFEETLAEASAERAAREREKGETSTPRRKAIRRPLPEHLPREVIELAPAVVCDCRRCDPERLVRIGEDVTEVLEKITAPLKVLRYVRPRVACRSCEKIFQAPVPDLPIEKGRASASLIASVIVAKYWDGLPLHRQSAILARDGVEIDRSTLADWIGHGAWWLEPLRDRIQAYVMNRDVLWTDDTPIKVLAPGRGKTKEARIWCYGHDPATWGSNEPPAMLYCYSADRKGERPRTHLEHYAGWLHSDAYVGYEKLFGNKGGKPSPIRPVACMAHARRYFFDVYATQPAPLAEEAVARIGLLYDIEREIGGLPPEQRLAVRQARAVPILKDFHTWATAQKARVSGKYALGKAFRYALTRWDRLCAYTLDGRLSIDNNFSERCLRNIAVTRKNFLFLGSDRGGERAAIFYTLLTTAALNGLNPERWMADVIDRLARGHPINRIDELLPWNWSPQAKQKPA from the coding sequence ATGTCCGACCCCACGACAGATCCTGCTGAGGAATTGGCTGCGTTACGTGCCGAACTTGCGGCGACCCGTGAGGCTCTGGCCCGCGCGGAGGACAAATGCACGGCCCTGCAGTTACAGATCGAGCGCACACGGGAGCAGCTGGCCCTGATGCGGCGGCAGAAATACGGGCAGAAATCCGAGCGTCACCAGAAGGAGATGGACCAGCTCGAACTGGTGCTCGACGAATTCGAGGAGACGCTGGCCGAGGCCAGTGCCGAACGGGCGGCCCGGGAACGCGAAAAGGGCGAGACATCCACGCCACGCCGCAAGGCCATCCGCCGCCCGCTGCCCGAGCACCTGCCGCGCGAAGTGATCGAACTGGCGCCGGCGGTCGTGTGCGACTGTAGACGATGCGACCCCGAGCGCCTGGTGCGCATCGGCGAGGACGTGACGGAAGTGCTGGAGAAGATCACGGCGCCGCTGAAGGTTTTGCGCTATGTCCGCCCCCGCGTGGCCTGCCGCTCGTGCGAAAAGATTTTCCAGGCGCCTGTGCCGGATTTACCGATCGAGAAAGGGCGCGCCTCCGCCAGCCTGATTGCAAGCGTGATTGTCGCGAAATACTGGGACGGCCTGCCGTTGCATCGTCAGTCGGCGATCCTCGCACGCGACGGCGTGGAGATCGATCGCAGCACGCTCGCCGACTGGATCGGACACGGCGCGTGGTGGCTGGAACCGCTGCGGGATCGCATCCAGGCCTACGTCATGAACCGCGATGTCCTGTGGACGGACGACACCCCCATCAAGGTGCTGGCGCCGGGGCGCGGAAAGACGAAAGAAGCGCGGATCTGGTGCTATGGCCACGATCCCGCCACCTGGGGAAGCAACGAGCCGCCGGCGATGTTGTATTGTTACAGCGCCGACCGCAAAGGTGAGCGGCCTCGAACCCATCTTGAGCATTATGCCGGCTGGCTGCACTCGGACGCCTATGTGGGATACGAAAAACTGTTTGGCAACAAGGGCGGCAAGCCGTCACCGATCCGGCCGGTGGCCTGCATGGCCCATGCGCGCCGCTACTTTTTCGATGTCTACGCCACACAGCCGGCCCCCTTGGCCGAAGAGGCTGTGGCCCGGATCGGTCTGCTCTATGACATCGAACGTGAGATCGGAGGACTGCCGCCGGAACAGCGCCTGGCCGTCCGGCAGGCCCGGGCAGTTCCCATCCTGAAGGATTTCCATACCTGGGCAACGGCCCAGAAAGCACGGGTCTCCGGCAAATATGCTCTGGGCAAGGCGTTCCGTTACGCTCTGACGCGCTGGGATCGCCTGTGCGCCTATACGCTCGACGGCCGCCTCTCCATCGACAATAATTTCTCCGAACGTTGTCTCAGAAATATTGCGGTGACACGGAAGAATTTTCTGTTTCTGGGATCGGACCGGGGTGGAGAGCGAGCCGCGATCTTCTATACTCTCCTGACCACGGCAGCCCTCAACGGGCTGAATCCGGAACGCTGGATGGCTGATGTAATCGACCGCCTCGCGCGTGGGCATCCGATCAACCGGATCGACGAACTTTTACCCTGGAACTGGTCGCCACAGGCAAAGCAGAAACCCGCCTGA
- a CDS encoding fatty acyl-AMP ligase produces MIRLPTPTDSGQARRLGDFATFPDALDYAAQGNAGFNIYSGRGQLLEALPYRTLRAQAHEVARRLLTLGLRPGERVAIVAESDGDFARIFFGCQYAGLIPAPMPLPVAFGGRQGYVTTLRGMIQSAGASAVIIPEIIASWTDEIIDGFTLRFGGRPAELMALPADDLALPTVNPDDLSYLQFSSGSTRFPMGVAVTQRSGMANARAIARDGLKVRDTGDRCVSWLPLYHDMGLVGFFLTPVTCQLSVDMLPTREFARRPHVWLDLISRNRGTIAYSPSFGFELCARRATSIALDLSCWRIAGIGGDMIRHHILEEFAERFAASGFDSRAFTASYGMAEATLAISFVPLASGIQTDTVDLRVLETQGIARPSDDPGQALRTFVLCGKVLEEHELEIRDSTGQALPDRKVGTIFARGPSLMRGYFNQPQETQRVLDDAGWLNTGDLGYMLDGQVVVTGRAKDLIIINGRNIWPQDLEWSAETEIGVLRSRDVAVFSIDQEAGEKVVALIQCRASTPEARELLRTEAANLFRRQHGVDVSVILVPPHTLPQTSSGKLTRARAKAMLLSGAFETIAETASVA; encoded by the coding sequence ATGATACGCCTTCCGACTCCGACAGATTCTGGTCAGGCACGCCGCCTGGGTGATTTCGCAACATTCCCCGACGCGCTGGATTACGCGGCCCAAGGGAATGCCGGATTCAATATTTATTCCGGCCGCGGCCAACTGTTGGAGGCCCTGCCCTACCGCACCCTGCGTGCCCAGGCCCACGAGGTCGCGCGGCGATTGCTGACCCTGGGTCTGCGGCCGGGCGAACGGGTCGCCATCGTGGCGGAGAGCGACGGCGACTTCGCACGCATCTTCTTCGGCTGCCAGTATGCCGGACTGATCCCCGCCCCCATGCCTCTGCCGGTCGCTTTCGGCGGGCGCCAGGGCTACGTGACCACGCTGCGCGGCATGATCCAAAGCGCCGGTGCGTCGGCCGTCATCATTCCCGAGATCATCGCATCCTGGACCGACGAGATTATCGACGGCTTCACCTTGCGCTTCGGCGGTCGGCCGGCCGAACTGATGGCCCTGCCGGCGGATGACCTCGCCCTGCCGACCGTGAACCCCGACGACCTGTCCTATCTGCAATTCTCGTCGGGCAGCACCCGCTTCCCGATGGGGGTGGCCGTGACCCAGCGCTCGGGGATGGCCAATGCCCGCGCGATCGCGCGCGACGGCCTGAAAGTGCGCGATACCGGCGATCGCTGCGTCTCGTGGCTGCCGCTCTATCACGACATGGGGCTGGTCGGCTTCTTCCTGACCCCGGTCACCTGCCAGTTGAGCGTGGATATGCTGCCGACGCGGGAGTTCGCCCGCCGTCCCCATGTCTGGCTGGACCTGATCAGCCGCAACCGCGGCACGATCGCCTATAGCCCCTCCTTCGGGTTCGAACTGTGCGCCCGGCGCGCCACCTCCATCGCCCTGGACCTGTCCTGCTGGCGAATCGCGGGGATCGGCGGCGACATGATCCGTCACCACATCCTTGAAGAATTTGCCGAGCGCTTCGCCGCCTCGGGCTTCGACAGCCGAGCCTTCACCGCCAGCTACGGCATGGCCGAGGCGACATTGGCCATCAGTTTCGTTCCGCTGGCATCGGGCATCCAGACCGATACGGTCGATCTGCGCGTCCTGGAGACCCAGGGGATCGCCCGCCCCTCCGACGACCCGGGCCAGGCGCTGCGCACCTTCGTCCTGTGCGGCAAGGTGCTGGAGGAACATGAACTCGAAATCCGCGACTCCACGGGCCAGGCCCTGCCGGACCGCAAGGTCGGTACCATCTTCGCCCGCGGCCCCAGCCTGATGCGCGGCTATTTCAACCAGCCGCAGGAAACCCAGCGCGTGCTGGACGATGCGGGATGGCTGAATACCGGCGATCTCGGCTACATGCTCGACGGGCAGGTGGTCGTGACCGGACGCGCCAAGGACCTGATCATCATCAATGGCCGCAATATCTGGCCCCAGGATCTGGAATGGTCCGCGGAAACCGAAATCGGGGTCCTGCGCAGCCGTGACGTTGCGGTGTTCTCGATCGACCAGGAAGCCGGCGAGAAGGTCGTGGCCCTGATCCAGTGCCGTGCCTCGACCCCCGAGGCACGGGAATTGCTGCGGACCGAGGCCGCCAATCTCTTCCGGCGGCAGCACGGCGTGGACGTGTCGGTCATCCTCGTCCCGCCGCACACGCTGCCCCAGACCTCGTCCGGCAAGCTGACGCGTGCCCGAGCCAAGGCGATGCTGCTGTCCGGCGCGTTCGAAACCATTGCCGAGACTGCCTCGGTCGCGTAA
- the tnpA gene encoding IS66-like element accessory protein TnpA has protein sequence MMLSISAGWATVMTHDDFGNDGFEPDISTTTGIIDSHMTGRNDGHMTSSYGAGPREEIEIRRRVIRRRRWSDQEKVRILEEAFAPGASRRAVAEQYGIAQAQLYIWRKQLMMFPAAEGFMPVHVGGLAMTARQPGASSPVAAVEIVLPNGISIRTGTTFDPDAVCRLVLGLGRP, from the coding sequence ATGATGCTGTCGATTTCCGCAGGGTGGGCGACGGTCATGACACACGATGATTTTGGCAACGACGGTTTCGAGCCAGATATTTCAACTACCACTGGTATTATTGATAGTCATATGACGGGTCGTAATGACGGTCATATGACCAGTTCTTACGGGGCTGGACCGCGCGAGGAAATTGAAATCCGGCGCCGCGTCATCCGTCGTCGTCGCTGGAGCGATCAGGAAAAGGTTCGCATCCTCGAAGAGGCCTTTGCGCCGGGAGCAAGCCGCAGGGCTGTCGCGGAACAGTATGGGATCGCGCAAGCCCAGCTTTATATATGGCGCAAGCAGTTGATGATGTTTCCTGCCGCCGAGGGATTTATGCCGGTTCATGTCGGGGGCTTGGCGATGACGGCACGGCAGCCGGGCGCGTCGTCGCCTGTGGCGGCTGTCGAGATTGTTCTGCCGAACGGCATCAGCATCCGGACGGGCACGACGTTTGATCCCGACGCGGTGTGTCGGCTGGTTCTTGGCCTGGGACGGCCATGA
- a CDS encoding sensor domain-containing protein, producing the protein MTRIVFPFIAQPHQTLHALPIALEIARRHPDFAVHVACLTPEHEAYIRHLAGFYPESQLIFDRLALPGSLRRRLARRGPSVLSKLAALLWNTNYFNNFQAIVVPERTSLHLRHMGVRRPRLIWTRHGAGDRAIGFARDVRHFDFILMAGQKLERRLLMQEALRPGRYVTGVYAKFDMVRLLHRDAAPLFGNGRPTILYNPHFNTRLSSWHKFGLQVLDYFARQDRYNLVFAPHYRLFDAHRGKGAEIVRRFSGIPHMLIDPGSPKSIDMTYTMAADLYLGDVSSQVAEFLLRPRPCLFLDAHETDWQGNPDYRFWSLGRVSHGTATLETDLEQAFRTHADFLERQESYIYDTFGLDGPGPTAPRGADAIVEFLREACHERCSRS; encoded by the coding sequence TTGACGCGGATCGTCTTCCCCTTCATCGCACAGCCGCACCAGACGCTGCACGCGCTGCCCATCGCATTGGAGATCGCTCGCCGTCATCCGGACTTCGCCGTCCATGTCGCCTGCCTGACGCCGGAACATGAAGCCTATATCCGTCATCTGGCCGGATTTTATCCCGAATCACAGCTCATATTCGATCGGCTTGCGTTGCCCGGTTCTCTGCGGCGGCGACTCGCTCGTCGCGGTCCCAGCGTCCTGAGCAAGCTGGCCGCGCTTCTATGGAACACGAATTATTTCAATAATTTTCAAGCCATTGTGGTTCCCGAGCGCACCTCGCTCCATCTCCGGCACATGGGCGTGCGTCGGCCCCGGTTGATCTGGACGCGACATGGCGCGGGCGATCGGGCGATCGGCTTCGCGCGGGATGTCCGGCATTTCGACTTCATTCTGATGGCGGGACAAAAACTGGAACGCCGACTGCTGATGCAGGAGGCGCTGCGCCCCGGACGGTATGTCACCGGGGTCTACGCCAAATTCGACATGGTGCGGCTGCTGCATCGCGACGCAGCACCGCTGTTCGGAAATGGACGCCCGACAATCCTGTATAATCCGCATTTCAATACGCGCCTGTCTTCATGGCATAAATTCGGGCTGCAGGTTCTGGATTATTTTGCCCGGCAGGACCGGTACAACCTTGTCTTCGCACCGCATTACCGGCTGTTCGACGCGCATCGCGGCAAGGGAGCGGAGATCGTGCGCCGGTTCAGCGGAATACCCCATATGCTGATCGATCCAGGGAGTCCGAAGAGCATCGACATGACCTACACGATGGCGGCGGATCTCTATCTGGGCGATGTCAGCAGCCAGGTCGCCGAGTTTCTGCTTCGCCCGCGCCCCTGCCTGTTCCTGGATGCCCACGAGACAGATTGGCAAGGCAATCCCGATTACCGTTTCTGGTCTCTCGGGCGTGTCAGCCACGGCACGGCGACGCTGGAAACGGACCTGGAACAGGCCTTTAGAACCCATGCCGATTTCCTAGAGCGGCAAGAATCGTATATATACGACACATTCGGGCTGGACGGCCCGGGTCCGACGGCTCCGCGTGGCGCGGATGCCATCGTGGAATTTCTTCGGGAGGCGTGTCATGAACGCTGTTCCCGTTCATGA
- a CDS encoding ABC transporter substrate-binding protein — MTMQDATGTDTAELPEPIGPSRRHVLGALGVASGLLSSLGLNHPRAWADTPLRIGDQKGGARSLLEAAGMTTDGALPVQWSLFAGAPMLIQALAANAVDAGVIGDAPLVFAQAGGVPVKAIAGIQTDGTTTAIVVAKNSPLRSVRDLKGKRVATLRAQTGHYLTLAALRAAGMKDDDVAFVVSVS; from the coding sequence ATGACCATGCAGGACGCGACTGGAACGGACACGGCCGAACTACCGGAACCCATTGGCCCAAGCCGCAGGCATGTCCTTGGTGCCCTGGGTGTCGCATCCGGCCTGCTCTCCTCATTGGGACTGAACCACCCTCGGGCATGGGCGGATACGCCGCTGCGGATCGGTGACCAGAAAGGCGGCGCGCGTTCGCTGCTGGAGGCGGCGGGGATGACGACCGATGGAGCCCTGCCCGTGCAATGGAGCCTGTTCGCCGGCGCGCCGATGCTGATCCAGGCTCTGGCCGCGAACGCCGTGGACGCCGGGGTGATTGGGGACGCGCCTCTTGTTTTCGCCCAGGCGGGTGGGGTGCCGGTGAAGGCGATTGCCGGTATCCAGACCGACGGCACGACCACCGCCATCGTCGTGGCGAAGAATAGCCCGCTTCGGAGCGTGCGCGACCTGAAGGGGAAGCGTGTGGCGACCCTGCGTGCCCAGACCGGCCATTACCTGACCCTGGCAGCCCTGCGCGCGGCGGGTATGAAGGATGACGACGTCGCGTTCGTCGTAAGCGTGAGCTGA
- the tnpB gene encoding IS66 family insertion sequence element accessory protein TnpB (TnpB, as the term is used for proteins encoded by IS66 family insertion elements, is considered an accessory protein, since TnpC, encoded by a neighboring gene, is a DDE family transposase.), with amino-acid sequence MIWPSGEVRIWLACGVTDMRRGINSLALQVQTTLGRDPHDGSIYIFRGRKGDTIKVLFWDRQGMCLAMKRLESGKFVWPQAKDGSVSLTTGQMAMLVEAIDWRATAWTARPQVVG; translated from the coding sequence ATGATCTGGCCATCGGGAGAGGTCAGGATCTGGCTGGCCTGCGGGGTGACAGACATGAGACGCGGGATCAACTCCCTGGCGTTGCAGGTGCAGACTACATTGGGCCGGGATCCTCACGATGGATCGATCTACATTTTCCGTGGGCGCAAAGGCGACACGATAAAAGTTTTGTTTTGGGATCGGCAGGGCATGTGCCTTGCGATGAAACGCCTTGAATCCGGGAAGTTCGTGTGGCCCCAGGCCAAAGATGGCTCGGTGTCCCTGACGACGGGTCAGATGGCGATGCTCGTTGAAGCCATCGACTGGCGCGCCACGGCCTGGACGGCAAGGCCGCAAGTGGTGGGGTGA
- a CDS encoding diacylglycerol kinase family protein: protein MSEPFALIHNSRSRRNGVEDGSFRKRAARALGPLFFHSTSRTLLPEAVAELARREVGVIAVDGGDGTVSDVMSAIHRFYPTDALPALAVLPSGNTNLIAADVGFGLRGRAALERLTVMARAGTLRSTVARRDALAIRWSDSTRPVALGMFHGAAAFTKGVRIAHRPAILNRFSHDIAVAVAIASSLGRLMFRSTRRKWLAGNPVTLAVGAEAPRTMDCFLFMATTLRCLPRGMWPFAARQGADDGAGLAYLNVRAFPERLLAATWASLRGETPAWLDSAPAYERGRADCLSLRIDGSFVLDGEIWDSGPDGRTILTAGPRFDFIRGA from the coding sequence GTGAGCGAACCGTTTGCCCTGATCCATAATTCGCGCAGTCGGCGCAATGGGGTGGAGGATGGCAGTTTCCGCAAGCGGGCGGCCCGCGCGCTGGGGCCGCTCTTCTTCCATTCCACCAGCCGGACCCTGCTGCCCGAAGCGGTGGCTGAACTGGCGCGGCGCGAGGTCGGGGTCATCGCCGTCGATGGCGGGGATGGCACGGTCAGCGACGTCATGTCGGCCATCCATCGCTTCTACCCGACGGATGCGCTGCCGGCGCTGGCGGTCCTGCCGTCGGGCAATACCAACCTGATTGCCGCCGATGTGGGGTTCGGCCTGCGCGGCCGCGCGGCGCTGGAACGCCTGACGGTCATGGCGCGCGCGGGCACGCTGCGCAGCACGGTCGCCCGGCGCGACGCGCTGGCCATTCGATGGTCCGATTCTACGCGCCCGGTAGCCCTGGGCATGTTCCATGGGGCGGCGGCCTTCACAAAGGGGGTTCGCATCGCCCACCGGCCGGCCATCCTGAACCGGTTCTCGCACGATATCGCGGTCGCCGTGGCCATCGCGTCGTCGTTGGGACGTCTGATGTTCCGCTCCACACGCCGCAAATGGCTGGCTGGGAATCCGGTCACCCTGGCCGTCGGGGCGGAGGCGCCGCGGACGATGGATTGCTTCCTGTTCATGGCCACGACCCTGCGTTGCCTGCCGCGCGGCATGTGGCCTTTCGCCGCGCGGCAAGGGGCGGACGACGGAGCAGGATTGGCCTACTTGAACGTGCGGGCCTTTCCCGAGCGGCTGCTCGCGGCGACATGGGCTTCGCTGCGGGGCGAGACGCCGGCCTGGCTGGACAGTGCGCCGGCCTATGAACGGGGGCGGGCCGACTGCCTGTCGCTGCGGATCGACGGGTCCTTCGTTCTGGACGGCGAAATCTGGGATTCCGGCCCGGATGGGCGAACGATCCTGACGGCCGGCCCGCGTTTCGATTTCATCCGGGGGGCGTGA
- a CDS encoding acyl carrier protein — protein MSETTAEVSALIIQTLLANPKVPRDIDGGSKIVEDLAFDSLAVMNFVMEIEDSLDVSVPLDRLADIRTIDDLAACIVSLKHGG, from the coding sequence ATGAGTGAAACGACGGCAGAGGTCTCTGCCCTGATCATCCAGACATTGCTGGCCAATCCGAAGGTTCCCCGGGACATCGATGGCGGCAGCAAGATCGTCGAGGACCTGGCGTTCGATTCACTCGCGGTCATGAATTTCGTGATGGAGATCGAGGATTCGCTCGACGTCTCCGTGCCGCTCGACCGGCTTGCCGATATCCGGACCATCGACGACCTGGCCGCCTGCATCGTGTCGCTGAAACACGGCGGCTGA
- the spt gene encoding serine palmitoyltransferase, translating to MSIFSKYDGLARSLAAVTAGGGRNPFAVVIERPVSSTVGLIEGRETLLFGTNNYLGLSQSESAVTAAIDTLRTHGVGTTGSRIANGTQGLHRQLEERIARFFRRRHCMVFSTGYQANLGVISALAGKDDYLLLDADSHASIYDGSRLGHAQVIRFRHNDPEDLRKRLRRLDGTPGAKLIVVEGIYSMMGDVVPMAEFAAVKRETGAWLLADEAHSVGVMGAHGRGVAEADGVEADVDFVVGTFSKSLGTVGGYCVSDHDGLDLIRLCSRPYMFTASLPPDVIAATMAALGELESRPELRHALMDNARRLHAGLNAAGLRTGPQASPVVSVVLDDVAQAVRFWNRLLDLGVYVNLSLPPATPDQHPLLRSSVMATHSAAQIDRAVDVFATVAGELGLRQ from the coding sequence ATGTCGATTTTCAGCAAGTATGACGGGCTGGCCCGTTCGCTGGCCGCCGTCACTGCGGGTGGCGGCCGCAATCCGTTTGCCGTGGTGATCGAGCGGCCGGTCTCCTCGACCGTCGGGCTGATCGAAGGACGCGAGACGCTGCTGTTCGGCACCAACAATTATCTGGGCCTCAGCCAGTCCGAATCCGCTGTCACGGCCGCGATCGACACGTTGCGCACCCACGGCGTGGGCACCACCGGGTCACGGATCGCAAACGGGACCCAGGGCCTGCACCGCCAGTTGGAGGAGCGCATCGCCCGGTTCTTCCGGCGACGCCATTGCATGGTGTTTTCGACGGGATACCAGGCCAATCTGGGCGTGATCTCCGCCCTGGCCGGCAAGGACGACTACCTGCTGCTGGATGCCGACAGCCACGCCAGCATCTATGACGGCAGCCGCTTGGGCCATGCGCAGGTGATTCGGTTCCGCCATAATGATCCCGAGGACCTGCGCAAGCGCCTGCGCCGCCTGGACGGCACGCCGGGAGCGAAGCTGATCGTGGTCGAAGGCATCTATTCCATGATGGGCGATGTCGTGCCGATGGCCGAATTCGCCGCCGTGAAACGCGAGACCGGCGCATGGTTGCTGGCCGATGAGGCCCATTCGGTCGGCGTCATGGGCGCACACGGCCGCGGCGTGGCGGAAGCCGACGGCGTCGAAGCCGATGTCGACTTCGTGGTCGGCACGTTTTCCAAAAGCCTGGGCACGGTCGGCGGCTATTGCGTATCGGACCATGACGGGCTGGACCTGATTCGCCTGTGCTCGCGCCCTTACATGTTCACCGCATCCTTGCCGCCCGACGTCATCGCGGCGACGATGGCCGCATTGGGCGAACTGGAAAGCCGGCCCGAACTGCGCCACGCTCTGATGGACAATGCACGCCGGCTTCATGCCGGGCTGAATGCCGCCGGCCTACGTACCGGCCCGCAGGCCAGCCCGGTGGTCTCCGTAGTGCTGGACGACGTCGCGCAGGCGGTACGGTTCTGGAACCGGCTGCTGGATCTGGGTGTCTACGTGAATCTCAGCCTGCCGCCCGCGACGCCGGACCAGCATCCTCTGCTGCGCAGTTCGGTGATGGCGACGCACAGTGCCGCGCAGATCGACCGCGCGGTGGACGTCTTCGCCACCGTGGCCGGCGAACTGGGCCTGCGGCAATAA